Proteins co-encoded in one Balearica regulorum gibbericeps isolate bBalReg1 chromosome 16, bBalReg1.pri, whole genome shotgun sequence genomic window:
- the ZNF335 gene encoding zinc finger protein 335 isoform X2, producing the protein MEENAVESSSDAAPQAAREEPSESGLGVGTSEAVSADSSDAASTPGPLSRADDSGVGQSSDSSGVSLEEVSESSSSTDAIPRIYLPDSSSIAQSTLVSSVSTVSQSIMVSESPQVLVHSSVITDGATIVSDSTASTSSDLGSAIDKIIESTIGPDIIQSCIAVTSAEDGGAETTQYLILQGPDDGAPMVSQMATSALANSLAIEAVADGPTSTCLDQPGPSDPSEQLEVLELPAQPDQAREVDGGEELDQPDMETLEEMMEVVVVQQFKCKMCQYKSVSKKTLINHMKERHFQPVGSALALKKGRSRKAGSAPKTAEDEVPEEEDDDIMDAGAIDDPEEDSDYNPAEDEPRGRQPKYSRTVPTSSEERPRRRPGRPRKFPRLEDMPQDVPEGEVEPLVTSQSTPSRELQNSEAASSSGLENGTSESLVEPSISQSDSENKDPSSNTSPEEADVIPRRRGRPSRRFLGKKYRKYMGRRYYYKSPKPLMRPYLCRICGSRFLTHDDLRFHVNSHEANDPQLFKCLQCSYRSRRWSSLKEHMFNHVGSKPYKCEECNYTSVYKKDVIRHSTVHSRDRKKRADPPPKLNSFPCPVCNRIYPMQKRLTQHMKTHSTEKPHMCDKCGKSFKKRYTFKMHLLTHIQAIANRRFKCEFCDYVCEDKKVLLNHQLSHMNDKPYKCSFCKYSTFREDFLVSHMAVKHTGGKPFACEFCHFTTKHKKNLRLHVHCRHADSFEEWAQRHPEEPPCRRRPFFTLQQIEELKQQHSQVQAPAEPEASPPAPLGPVTYHTVQSVPGAEPPILSQDSLGGATIIYEQDVAGSAELATQTALDLLLNMSTQRELATGSLQVAVVKPGDSGEAEAPCEPQMQEEGAEMDAEEQQQQKLVTLHMAEPAETLVQEAYEEATLGGSELQQITIPFGGTTEYSIITPISEEIQAPGMLYSEEESPAETSHAVVVSEAVMTEEALKDHSNHYIMSSSVPGSQFHHIEPLSGDAAVPSPAEGQEAQPTGVKWPLVQCVTRQLQKDSSLSPASEGQEISSPKVKWPALQGMAKKLSCKVSTAKKLSCKISTAKKFSCKICTAMFTGRAEMESHKRAHIGPSTFKCPDCPFTAALWPEVRSHMVQHASLRPHKCTHCSFASKNKKDLRRHMLTHTNEKPFACQICGQRFNRNGHLKFHMQRLHSSEGKRPGAPAAAAQQTIILNSDEDTLATLQTALQSGQAVLAPERLQQALGQEHIIVAQEQSVTSQEEATYIQEITTADGQTVQHLVTSDNQVQYIIAQDGVQHLLPHEYVVVPEGHHIQVQDGQITHIQYEQGSQFLQEPQIQYMPVSPEQQLVTQAQLEAAAHSAVSAVADAAMAQAQGVFTAEATAEQIQQLQQGIHYDVITLAD; encoded by the exons ATGGAGGAGAATGCGGTGGAGAGCAGCAGCGACGCGGCCCCGCAGGCGGCGCGGGAGGAGCCCTCCGAGAGCGGCCTGGGCGTCGGGACCTCGGAAGCCGTGTCGGCAGACAGCAGCGACGCCGCCTCCACCCCCGGTCCCCTTTCCCGAGCGGATGATTCCGGTGTCGGCCAGAGCTCTGACAGCAGCGGGGTCTCCTTG gaaGAGGTGTCggagagcagctccagcacagaTGCCATTCCCCGGATTTACCTGCCAGACTCATCCTCCATTGCCCAGTCCACCTTGGTCTCCAGTGTGTCCACTGTGAGCCAGTCCATCATGGTGTCAGAGTCCCCACAAGTCCTGGTCCACTCCAGCGTCATCACTGATGGAGCCACAATCGTGTCAGACTCCACCGCGTCCACTTCCTCGGACCTAGGTTCTGCCATTGACAAAATCATCGAGTCCACAATTGGGCCTGACATCATTCAGA gcTGCATTGCCGTGACCAGTGCGGAGGATGGTGGAGCAGAAACTACGCAGTACCTCATTCTGCAAGGCCCTGATGATG GTGCCCCCATGGTGTCCCAGATGGCCACCTCTGCTCTGGCCAATAGCTTAGCAATAGAAGCTGTTGCTGATGGGCCTACCTCCACATGCCTTGACCAGCCCGGCCCTTCAGACCCTTCCGAGCAGCTGGAAGTGCTGGAGCTGCCCGCACAGCCAGATCAGGCCCGAGAGGTGGATGGTGGGGAAGAGCTGGACCAGCCAGACATGGAGACCCTGGAAGAGATgatggaggtggtggtggtgcagcAGTTCAAGTGCAAGATGTGTCAGTACAAGAGTGTCTCCAAGAAAACGCTAATTAACCACATGAAAGAACGGCACTTCCAGCCAG TGGGTTCAGCTCTGGCTTTGAAGAAAGGACGTTCACGAAAGGCAGGATCTGCTCCAAAGACTGCGGAAGATGAGGTCCCAGAAGAAGAAGATGATGATATCATGGATGCTGGTGCTATTGATGACCCTGAAG AGGACAGTGACTATAATCCAGCTGAGGATGAACCTCGTGGGCGACAGCCCAAATACAGTCGCACTGTCCCCACATCCAGCGAGGAGAGGCCGCGTCGACGCCCGGGCAGACCCCGCAAGTTTCCTCGCCTGGAGGACATGCCCCAGGATGTGCCTGAAG GGGAGGTGGAGCCCTTGGTGACGTCCCAAAGCACACCGAGCCGCGAGCTGCAGAACTCGGAAGCAGCCAGTTCCTCTGGCCTGGAGAATGGGACCAGTGAGAGCCTGGTAGAGCCCAGCATCAGCCAGTCCGACTCCGAGAACAAGGACCCTTCCTCCAACACCAGCCCCGAGGAGGCAGACGTCATCCCCAGGAGGCGAGGGCGGCCCTCCCGCCGCTTCCTGGGCAAGAAATACCGCAAGTACATGGGGCGCAG GTACTACTACAAGTCACCCAAGCCCCTGATGAGGCCCTACCTGTGTCGGATCTGCGGCTCACGTTTCCTCACGCACGATGATCTGCGTTTCCACGTTAACTCGCACGAGGCAAATGACCCACAGCTCTTCAAGTGTCTTCAGTGCAGCTACCGCTCCCGGCGCTGGTCCTCCCTCAAG GAACACATGTTCAACCACGTGGGCAGCAAGCCTTACAAGTGTGAGGAGTGCAACTACACCAGCGTGTACAAGAAGGACGTCATCCGGCACTCCACAGTGCACAGCCGGGACAG gaaaaagagagcTGATCCG cccccaaAACTGAACTCCTTCCCGTGCCCAGTATGCAACCGTATCTACCCCATGCAGAAGAGGCTTACGCAGCACATGAAGACGCACAGCACAGAGAAACCACACATGTGTGACAAG TGTGGGAAGTCCTTTAAGAAGCGCTACACCTTCAAGATGCACCTGCTGACGCACATCCAGGCCATTGCCAACCGCAG GTTCAAGTGTGAGTTCTGTGACTACGTCTGCGAGGACAAAAAGGTTCTGCTGAACCACCAGCTGTCACACATGAATGACAAGCCCTACAAGTGCAGCTTCTGCAAGTACTCCACTTTCCGGGAGGACTTCCTCGTCTCGCACATGGCTGTCAAGCACACGG GAGGGAAGCCGTTTGCTTGTGAGTTCTGTCACTTCACCACCAAGCACAAGAAGAACCTGCGCCTCCACGTGCACTGCCGCCATGCCGACTCCTTCGAGGAGTGGGCGCAGAGGCACCCCGAGGAGCcgccctgccgccgccgccccttCTTCACCCTGCAGCAGATCGaggagctgaagcagcagcacagccaggtgCAGGCCCCGGCTGAGCCAGAGGCCAGTCCGCCG GCACCTCTTGGCCCCGTCACCTACCACACGGTCCAGTCTGTCCCAGGAGCAGAGCCCCCCATCCTCTCTCAGGATTCCCTGGGAGGGGCCACCATCATTTACGAACAAG ATGTGGCTGGATCAGCAGAACTGGCCACGCAGACCGCCCTGGATCTCCTGCTGAACATGAGCACTCAGCGAGAGCTGGCCACGGGCTCGCTGCAG GTGGCGGTGGTGAAGCCGGGTGATTCGGGAGAGGCGGAGGCCCCCTGTGAGCCACagatgcaggaggagggggcagagaTGGAcgctgaggagcagcagcagcagaagttggTGACACTGCACATGGCAGAGCCTGCAGAGACGTTGGTGCAGGAGGCTTATGAGGAGGCGACCCTGGGTGGCTCGGAGCTGCAGCAGATCACGATTCCCTTTGGTGGGACGACAGAGTACAGCATCATCACACCCATCAGTGAGGAGATTCAGGCTCCTGGCATGCTGTACAG TGAGGAGGAGAGCCCTGCAGAGACCTCCCACGCTGTTGTGGTGAGCGAAGCTGTGATGACAGAGGAGGCCCTGAAGGACCATAGCAATCACTATATCATGTCGTCCAGCGTCCCAGGGAGCCAGTTCCATCACATTGAG CCCCTCAGCGGGGACGCTGCTGTTCCCTCGCCTGCGGAGGGCCAGGAGGCACAGCCCACCGGTGTCAAGTGGCCCCTGGTGCAGTGTGTCACCAGGCAGCTCCAGAAGGACTCGTCTTTATCCCCAGCCTCCGAGGGGCAGGAAATCTCATCCCCAAAGGTCAAGTGGCCTGCGCTCCAAGGCATGGCCAAGAAGCTCTCGTGCAAGGTTTCTACAGCCAAGAAGCTCTCGTGCAAGATTTCCACAGCCAAAAAGTTTTCATGCAAGATTTGCACAGCCATGTTCACAGGGAGAGCAGAAATGGAGAGTCACAAGAGAGCCCACATTGGGCCTAGCACCTTCAAGTGTCCCGACTGTCCATTCACTGCAGCCCTCTGGCCGGAGGTTCGG AGCCACATGGTCCAGCATGCCAGCCTTCGGCCACACAAGTGCACCCACTGCAGCTTCGCCTCCAAGAACAAGAAGGACCTGCGCAGGCACATGCTGACGCACACCAATGAGAAGCCCTTTGCCTGCCAGATCTGTGGGCAGAG GTTCAACCGTAATGGGCACCTCAAGTTCCACATGCAGCGTTTGCACAGCTCAGAGGGGAAGAGGCCGGGGgcacctgcagctgctgcccagcagacCATCATACTGAACAGTGATGAGGACACACTGGCCACCCTGCAGA CGGCTCTGCAGTCCGGCCAGGCGGTGCTGGCTCCTGAGCGGCTGCAGCAGGCCCTGGGGCAGGAACACATCATTGTTGCACAGGAGCAGAGCGTCACGAGCCAG GAGGAGGCTACATACATCCAGGAGATCACAACTGCCGACGGACAGACAGTACAGCACTTAGTGACCTCTGACAACCAG GTTCAGTACATCATTGCCCAGGATGGCGTACAGCACTTGCTTCCCCATGAGTATGTTGTTGTCCCAGAGGGACATCACATCCAG GTACAAGATGGTCAGATCACCCACATCCAGTACGAGCAGGGCAGCCAGTTCCTCCAGGAGCCACAG atCCAGTACATGCCTGTCTCGCCTGAGCAGCAGCTTGTCACCCAGGCACAGCTGGAAGCAGCTGCACACTCAGCAGTCTCAG CAGTGGCTGATGCTGCGATGGCTCAGGCGCAGGGCGTGTTCACTGCCGAGGCGACGGCTGAGCAgatccagcagctgcagcaggggatCCATTATGACGTCATCACGCTGGCAGACTAG
- the ZNF335 gene encoding zinc finger protein 335 isoform X3 — protein sequence MEENAVESSSDAAPQAAREEPSESGLGVGTSEAVSADSSDAASTPGPLSRADDSGVGQSSDSSGVSLEEVSESSSSTDAIPRIYLPDSSSIAQSTLVSSVSTVSQSIMVSESPQVLVHSSVITDGATIVSDSTASTSSDLGSAIDKIIESTIGPDIIQSCIAVTSAEDGGAETTQYLILQGPDDGAPMVSQMATSALANSLAIEAVADGPTSTCLDQPGPSDPSEQLEVLELPAQPDQAREVDGGEELDQPDMETLEEMMEVVVVQQFKCKMCQYKSVSKKTLINHMKERHFQPVGSALALKKGRSRKAGSAPKTAEDEVPEEEDDDIMDAGAIDDPEEDSDYNPAEDEPRGRQPKYSRTVPTSSEERPRRRPGRPRKFPRLEDMPQDVPEGGEVEPLVTSQSTPSRELQNSEAASSSGLENGTSESLVEPSISQSDSENKDPSSNTSPEEADVIPRRRGRPSRRFLGKKYRKYMGRRYYYKSPKPLMRPYLCRICGSRFLTHDDLRFHVNSHEANDPQLFKCLQCSYRSRRWSSLKEHMFNHVGSKPYKCEECNYTSVYKKDVIRHSTVHSRDRKKRADPPPKLNSFPCPVCNRIYPMQKRLTQHMKTHSTEKPHMCDKCGKSFKKRYTFKMHLLTHIQAIANRRFKCEFCDYVCEDKKVLLNHQLSHMNDKPYKCSFCKYSTFREDFLVSHMAVKHTGGKPFACEFCHFTTKHKKNLRLHVHCRHADSFEEWAQRHPEEPPCRRRPFFTLQQIEELKQQHSQVQAPAEPEASPPAPLGPVTYHTVQSVPGAEPPILSQDSLGGATIIYEQDVAGSAELATQTALDLLLNMSTQRELATGSLQVAVVKPGDSGEAEAPCEPQMQEEGAEMDAEEQQQQKLVTLHMAEPAETLVQEAYEEATLGGSELQQITIPFGGTTEYSIITPISEEIQAPGMLYSEEESPAETSHAVVVSEAVMTEEALKDHSNHYIMSSSVPGSQFHHIEPLSGDAAVPSPAEGQEAQPTGVKWPLVQCVTRQLQKDSSLSPASEGQEISSPKVKWPALQGMAKKLSCKVSTAKKLSCKISTAKKFSCKICTAMFTGRAEMESHKRAHIGPSTFKCPDCPFTAALWPEVRSHMVQHASLRPHKCTHCSFASKNKKDLRRHMLTHTNEKPFACQICGQRFNRNGHLKFHMQRLHSSEGKRPGAPAAAAQQTIILNSDEDTLATLQTALQSGQAVLAPERLQQALGQEHIIVAQEQSVTSQEEATYIQEITTADGQTVQHLVTSDNQVQYIIAQDGVQHLLPHEYVVVPEGHHIQVQDGQITHIQYEQGSQFLQEPQIQYMPVSPEQQLVTQAQLEAAAHSAVSVADAAMAQAQGVFTAEATAEQIQQLQQGIHYDVITLAD from the exons ATGGAGGAGAATGCGGTGGAGAGCAGCAGCGACGCGGCCCCGCAGGCGGCGCGGGAGGAGCCCTCCGAGAGCGGCCTGGGCGTCGGGACCTCGGAAGCCGTGTCGGCAGACAGCAGCGACGCCGCCTCCACCCCCGGTCCCCTTTCCCGAGCGGATGATTCCGGTGTCGGCCAGAGCTCTGACAGCAGCGGGGTCTCCTTG gaaGAGGTGTCggagagcagctccagcacagaTGCCATTCCCCGGATTTACCTGCCAGACTCATCCTCCATTGCCCAGTCCACCTTGGTCTCCAGTGTGTCCACTGTGAGCCAGTCCATCATGGTGTCAGAGTCCCCACAAGTCCTGGTCCACTCCAGCGTCATCACTGATGGAGCCACAATCGTGTCAGACTCCACCGCGTCCACTTCCTCGGACCTAGGTTCTGCCATTGACAAAATCATCGAGTCCACAATTGGGCCTGACATCATTCAGA gcTGCATTGCCGTGACCAGTGCGGAGGATGGTGGAGCAGAAACTACGCAGTACCTCATTCTGCAAGGCCCTGATGATG GTGCCCCCATGGTGTCCCAGATGGCCACCTCTGCTCTGGCCAATAGCTTAGCAATAGAAGCTGTTGCTGATGGGCCTACCTCCACATGCCTTGACCAGCCCGGCCCTTCAGACCCTTCCGAGCAGCTGGAAGTGCTGGAGCTGCCCGCACAGCCAGATCAGGCCCGAGAGGTGGATGGTGGGGAAGAGCTGGACCAGCCAGACATGGAGACCCTGGAAGAGATgatggaggtggtggtggtgcagcAGTTCAAGTGCAAGATGTGTCAGTACAAGAGTGTCTCCAAGAAAACGCTAATTAACCACATGAAAGAACGGCACTTCCAGCCAG TGGGTTCAGCTCTGGCTTTGAAGAAAGGACGTTCACGAAAGGCAGGATCTGCTCCAAAGACTGCGGAAGATGAGGTCCCAGAAGAAGAAGATGATGATATCATGGATGCTGGTGCTATTGATGACCCTGAAG AGGACAGTGACTATAATCCAGCTGAGGATGAACCTCGTGGGCGACAGCCCAAATACAGTCGCACTGTCCCCACATCCAGCGAGGAGAGGCCGCGTCGACGCCCGGGCAGACCCCGCAAGTTTCCTCGCCTGGAGGACATGCCCCAGGATGTGCCTGAAG GAGGGGAGGTGGAGCCCTTGGTGACGTCCCAAAGCACACCGAGCCGCGAGCTGCAGAACTCGGAAGCAGCCAGTTCCTCTGGCCTGGAGAATGGGACCAGTGAGAGCCTGGTAGAGCCCAGCATCAGCCAGTCCGACTCCGAGAACAAGGACCCTTCCTCCAACACCAGCCCCGAGGAGGCAGACGTCATCCCCAGGAGGCGAGGGCGGCCCTCCCGCCGCTTCCTGGGCAAGAAATACCGCAAGTACATGGGGCGCAG GTACTACTACAAGTCACCCAAGCCCCTGATGAGGCCCTACCTGTGTCGGATCTGCGGCTCACGTTTCCTCACGCACGATGATCTGCGTTTCCACGTTAACTCGCACGAGGCAAATGACCCACAGCTCTTCAAGTGTCTTCAGTGCAGCTACCGCTCCCGGCGCTGGTCCTCCCTCAAG GAACACATGTTCAACCACGTGGGCAGCAAGCCTTACAAGTGTGAGGAGTGCAACTACACCAGCGTGTACAAGAAGGACGTCATCCGGCACTCCACAGTGCACAGCCGGGACAG gaaaaagagagcTGATCCG cccccaaAACTGAACTCCTTCCCGTGCCCAGTATGCAACCGTATCTACCCCATGCAGAAGAGGCTTACGCAGCACATGAAGACGCACAGCACAGAGAAACCACACATGTGTGACAAG TGTGGGAAGTCCTTTAAGAAGCGCTACACCTTCAAGATGCACCTGCTGACGCACATCCAGGCCATTGCCAACCGCAG GTTCAAGTGTGAGTTCTGTGACTACGTCTGCGAGGACAAAAAGGTTCTGCTGAACCACCAGCTGTCACACATGAATGACAAGCCCTACAAGTGCAGCTTCTGCAAGTACTCCACTTTCCGGGAGGACTTCCTCGTCTCGCACATGGCTGTCAAGCACACGG GAGGGAAGCCGTTTGCTTGTGAGTTCTGTCACTTCACCACCAAGCACAAGAAGAACCTGCGCCTCCACGTGCACTGCCGCCATGCCGACTCCTTCGAGGAGTGGGCGCAGAGGCACCCCGAGGAGCcgccctgccgccgccgccccttCTTCACCCTGCAGCAGATCGaggagctgaagcagcagcacagccaggtgCAGGCCCCGGCTGAGCCAGAGGCCAGTCCGCCG GCACCTCTTGGCCCCGTCACCTACCACACGGTCCAGTCTGTCCCAGGAGCAGAGCCCCCCATCCTCTCTCAGGATTCCCTGGGAGGGGCCACCATCATTTACGAACAAG ATGTGGCTGGATCAGCAGAACTGGCCACGCAGACCGCCCTGGATCTCCTGCTGAACATGAGCACTCAGCGAGAGCTGGCCACGGGCTCGCTGCAG GTGGCGGTGGTGAAGCCGGGTGATTCGGGAGAGGCGGAGGCCCCCTGTGAGCCACagatgcaggaggagggggcagagaTGGAcgctgaggagcagcagcagcagaagttggTGACACTGCACATGGCAGAGCCTGCAGAGACGTTGGTGCAGGAGGCTTATGAGGAGGCGACCCTGGGTGGCTCGGAGCTGCAGCAGATCACGATTCCCTTTGGTGGGACGACAGAGTACAGCATCATCACACCCATCAGTGAGGAGATTCAGGCTCCTGGCATGCTGTACAG TGAGGAGGAGAGCCCTGCAGAGACCTCCCACGCTGTTGTGGTGAGCGAAGCTGTGATGACAGAGGAGGCCCTGAAGGACCATAGCAATCACTATATCATGTCGTCCAGCGTCCCAGGGAGCCAGTTCCATCACATTGAG CCCCTCAGCGGGGACGCTGCTGTTCCCTCGCCTGCGGAGGGCCAGGAGGCACAGCCCACCGGTGTCAAGTGGCCCCTGGTGCAGTGTGTCACCAGGCAGCTCCAGAAGGACTCGTCTTTATCCCCAGCCTCCGAGGGGCAGGAAATCTCATCCCCAAAGGTCAAGTGGCCTGCGCTCCAAGGCATGGCCAAGAAGCTCTCGTGCAAGGTTTCTACAGCCAAGAAGCTCTCGTGCAAGATTTCCACAGCCAAAAAGTTTTCATGCAAGATTTGCACAGCCATGTTCACAGGGAGAGCAGAAATGGAGAGTCACAAGAGAGCCCACATTGGGCCTAGCACCTTCAAGTGTCCCGACTGTCCATTCACTGCAGCCCTCTGGCCGGAGGTTCGG AGCCACATGGTCCAGCATGCCAGCCTTCGGCCACACAAGTGCACCCACTGCAGCTTCGCCTCCAAGAACAAGAAGGACCTGCGCAGGCACATGCTGACGCACACCAATGAGAAGCCCTTTGCCTGCCAGATCTGTGGGCAGAG GTTCAACCGTAATGGGCACCTCAAGTTCCACATGCAGCGTTTGCACAGCTCAGAGGGGAAGAGGCCGGGGgcacctgcagctgctgcccagcagacCATCATACTGAACAGTGATGAGGACACACTGGCCACCCTGCAGA CGGCTCTGCAGTCCGGCCAGGCGGTGCTGGCTCCTGAGCGGCTGCAGCAGGCCCTGGGGCAGGAACACATCATTGTTGCACAGGAGCAGAGCGTCACGAGCCAG GAGGAGGCTACATACATCCAGGAGATCACAACTGCCGACGGACAGACAGTACAGCACTTAGTGACCTCTGACAACCAG GTTCAGTACATCATTGCCCAGGATGGCGTACAGCACTTGCTTCCCCATGAGTATGTTGTTGTCCCAGAGGGACATCACATCCAG GTACAAGATGGTCAGATCACCCACATCCAGTACGAGCAGGGCAGCCAGTTCCTCCAGGAGCCACAG atCCAGTACATGCCTGTCTCGCCTGAGCAGCAGCTTGTCACCCAGGCACAGCTGGAAGCAGCTGCACACTCAGCAGTCTCAG TGGCTGATGCTGCGATGGCTCAGGCGCAGGGCGTGTTCACTGCCGAGGCGACGGCTGAGCAgatccagcagctgcagcaggggatCCATTATGACGTCATCACGCTGGCAGACTAG